The Lysobacter capsici genome has a segment encoding these proteins:
- the rnhB gene encoding ribonuclease HII — MIAGVDEAGRGPLAGPVSVAAVILNPRRKIDGLDDSKKLSHARREALYPLILERALAWRIEFVEVEEIDRVNIFQATMLGMCRAVVALAPQADLVRVDGNHLPKGLPCRGEALVGGDALEPSIMAASILAKVARDRAMCSLHERFPHYGFDQHKGYPTAAHLAALSQHGPCPHHRRSFTPVRVAMENLPLF; from the coding sequence CTGATCGCCGGCGTCGACGAAGCCGGACGCGGGCCCTTGGCCGGCCCGGTCTCGGTCGCGGCGGTGATCTTGAACCCGCGCCGCAAGATCGACGGCCTGGACGATTCCAAGAAACTCAGCCACGCCCGGCGCGAGGCGCTGTACCCGCTGATCCTCGAACGCGCGCTGGCCTGGCGGATCGAATTCGTCGAGGTCGAGGAGATCGACCGGGTCAACATCTTCCAGGCGACCATGCTCGGCATGTGCCGCGCGGTGGTGGCGCTGGCGCCGCAGGCCGATCTGGTCCGGGTCGACGGCAACCACCTGCCCAAGGGCCTGCCCTGCCGCGGCGAAGCCCTGGTCGGCGGCGACGCGCTGGAGCCGTCGATCATGGCCGCCTCGATTCTGGCCAAGGTCGCGCGCGACCGCGCCATGTGCAGCCTGCACGAACGCTTCCCGCACTACGGCTTCGACCAGCACAAGGGCTACCCGACCGCCGCCCACCTGGCCGCGCTGAGCCAGCACGGCCCCTGCCCGCATCACCGCCGCAGTTTCACCCCGGTGCGGGTCGCGATGGAAAACCTGCCGCTGTTCTGA
- the lpxB gene encoding lipid-A-disaccharide synthase translates to MTTTNPIDDIFPAAPPPPPRFALIAGEASGDLLGAGLIEELKRRYPGAEFVGIGGEQMRAAGMDTWFDAGELAVMGLAEVLKHLPRLLRLRRDVRQRVLDWKPDAFIGIDAPDFNLGVERWLKQRGVRTVHYVSPSVWAWREKRAQNIGLSADRVLCLFPMEPPIYARHNVDARFIGHPLADAMPIHPDRDEARMNLGLDDEAPVLAMLPGSRVGEIERLAGDFIAAAALMVAAEPRLGVVAPMANAASRAAFERILAAHPDGERLRRALRIVDRGARTVMVASDVVLLASGTATLEAMLAKRPMVVAYKLSGATYFMAKRMGMLKVDHYALPNVLAGEVLVPELMQHDCTPENLAGACLRWLRDPAASAALLPKFQRIHLELKRDASARAADAIIELIGENAAAASPAP, encoded by the coding sequence ATGACCACGACCAATCCGATCGACGACATCTTCCCGGCCGCGCCCCCGCCGCCGCCGCGCTTCGCCCTGATCGCCGGCGAGGCCTCCGGCGACCTGCTCGGCGCCGGCCTGATCGAGGAACTCAAGCGCCGTTATCCCGGCGCGGAATTCGTCGGCATCGGCGGCGAGCAGATGCGCGCGGCCGGCATGGACACCTGGTTCGACGCCGGCGAACTGGCGGTGATGGGGCTGGCCGAAGTGCTCAAGCATCTGCCGCGCCTGCTGCGCCTGCGCCGCGACGTGCGCCAGCGCGTGCTCGACTGGAAACCCGACGCCTTCATCGGCATCGACGCGCCGGACTTCAATCTCGGCGTCGAGCGCTGGCTCAAGCAGCGCGGCGTGCGCACCGTGCATTACGTCAGCCCGTCGGTGTGGGCCTGGCGCGAGAAACGCGCGCAGAACATCGGCCTGAGCGCCGACCGGGTGCTGTGCCTGTTTCCGATGGAGCCGCCGATCTACGCCAGGCACAACGTCGATGCGCGTTTCATCGGCCATCCGCTCGCCGACGCGATGCCGATCCATCCCGACCGCGACGAAGCACGCATGAACCTCGGCCTGGACGACGAAGCGCCGGTGCTGGCGATGCTGCCGGGTTCGCGGGTCGGCGAAATCGAGCGTCTGGCCGGCGACTTCATCGCCGCCGCCGCGCTGATGGTCGCGGCCGAACCGCGCCTGGGCGTGGTCGCGCCGATGGCCAACGCGGCCTCGCGCGCGGCGTTCGAACGCATCCTCGCCGCCCATCCCGACGGCGAACGCCTGCGCCGGGCGCTGCGCATCGTCGATCGCGGCGCGCGCACGGTGATGGTCGCCAGCGACGTGGTCCTGCTCGCCTCGGGCACCGCCACCCTGGAAGCGATGCTGGCCAAGCGGCCGATGGTGGTCGCCTACAAGCTGTCGGGCGCGACCTATTTCATGGCCAAGCGCATGGGCATGCTCAAGGTCGATCACTACGCGCTGCCGAACGTGCTGGCCGGCGAGGTGCTGGTGCCCGAGCTGATGCAGCACGACTGCACCCCGGAAAATCTGGCCGGCGCCTGCCTGCGCTGGCTGCGCGACCCGGCCGCGAGCGCGGCGCTGCTGCCCAAATTCCAGCGCATCCACCTGGAACTCAAGCGCGACGCCTCGGCGCGCGCGGCCGACGCGATCATCGAGCTGATCGGCGAGAATGCGGCTGCCGCCTCGCCGGCGCCTTGA
- the lpxA gene encoding acyl-ACP--UDP-N-acetylglucosamine O-acyltransferase, producing the protein MNTNASVHPTAFVEPGARLGDGVVVGAFVYIGAEVEVGDGTVFGPHCVVHGPTTIGRNNRFYAQCAIGGDPQDKKFAGERTALQIGDDNVFREFVTVNRGTGNGGSVTRIGNGNWLLAYTHVAHDCQVGNGCVFSNNSTLAGHVVVEDQVIMSGFSGIHQFCRIGAHAFIGMGALVNGDVPPFVMVAQDGYGRPRGINSEGLKRRGFDAERISAIKRAYRTLYVSGAPLDEARAKLEDMAADSPDVRALLDFIGNGDRPLLR; encoded by the coding sequence ATGAACACGAACGCGAGCGTCCATCCCACCGCTTTCGTCGAACCCGGCGCCAGACTCGGCGACGGCGTCGTGGTGGGCGCGTTCGTCTACATCGGCGCGGAGGTCGAAGTCGGCGACGGCACCGTGTTCGGCCCGCATTGCGTGGTCCACGGCCCGACCACGATCGGCCGCAACAACCGCTTCTACGCCCAGTGCGCGATCGGCGGCGACCCGCAGGACAAGAAGTTCGCCGGCGAACGCACCGCGTTGCAGATCGGCGACGACAACGTGTTCCGCGAGTTCGTCACCGTCAACCGCGGCACCGGCAACGGCGGCAGCGTCACCCGCATCGGCAACGGCAACTGGCTGCTGGCCTACACCCATGTCGCCCACGACTGTCAGGTCGGCAACGGCTGCGTGTTCTCCAACAACTCGACCCTGGCCGGCCACGTCGTGGTCGAGGATCAGGTGATCATGAGCGGCTTCTCCGGCATCCATCAGTTCTGCCGGATCGGCGCGCACGCCTTCATCGGCATGGGCGCGCTGGTCAACGGCGACGTGCCGCCGTTCGTCATGGTCGCCCAGGACGGCTACGGCCGGCCGCGCGGGATCAACAGCGAAGGGCTCAAGCGCCGCGGTTTCGACGCCGAGCGCATCAGCGCGATCAAGCGCGCGTACCGCACCTTGTACGTATCCGGCGCGCCGCTGGACGAGGCGCGCGCCAAGCTCGAGGACATGGCCGCCGACAGCCCGGACGTGCGCGCGTTGCTGGACTTCATCGGCAACGGCGACCGGCCGCTGCTGCGCTGA
- the fabZ gene encoding 3-hydroxyacyl-ACP dehydratase FabZ, which yields MSQTLQLPLDVPAIQKLLPHRYPFLLIDRVVELEPHKRVLAYKNVSCNEPFFNGHFPGNPVMPGVLVVEALAQAGGLLTQISHGGVAAGRSFYLVKIDGARFSRMVVPGDRLELEVTLKRMIRNMAMFTGVARVDGQVAACADIMCAEAKD from the coding sequence ATGAGCCAGACCCTGCAACTCCCGCTCGATGTGCCGGCGATCCAGAAGCTGCTGCCGCACCGCTATCCGTTCCTGCTGATCGACCGGGTGGTCGAACTCGAGCCGCACAAGCGCGTGCTGGCCTACAAGAACGTGAGCTGCAACGAGCCCTTCTTCAACGGCCATTTCCCCGGCAACCCGGTCATGCCCGGCGTGCTGGTGGTCGAGGCGCTGGCCCAGGCCGGCGGCCTGCTGACCCAGATTTCGCACGGCGGCGTCGCCGCCGGGCGCTCGTTCTACCTGGTCAAGATCGACGGCGCGCGGTTCTCGCGCATGGTCGTGCCGGGCGACCGGCTGGAGCTGGAGGTCACGCTTAAGCGCATGATCCGCAACATGGCCATGTTCACCGGCGTGGCCCGCGTCGACGGCCAGGTCGCCGCCTGCGCCGACATCATGTGCGCCGAGGCCAAGGACTGA